From the genome of Thiovibrio frasassiensis:
CCCTTCAGAAAGGCAACGGTAATCGGGCTGGTGATCATCTCGGAAAGATCGCCGCAGTATTCGATGGTGACCTCTTCCACCCCGCCCTTGGCGATCTGCATGTGGAAAGAGCCCAGCATCTCGGCCAAAGAGATATAGGGACCGACCTGGGAAAGAACCTCGGCACTTACGGAAGGCACGTTCACCGCATTGGTGATGGTGCCACGCAACAGATACGCAGCCATCTGTTCGGCGATGGCCACGGCGACATTCTCCTGGGCCTCCGCCGTGGAAGCGCCCAGATGCGGGGTGCAGACGAAATTATCCAGGCTCAACAGCTTGCAGTTTTCCCTGGTGGTGGGTTCCACCTCGAAAACATCCAGCCCGGCTCCGCGAATCTCTCCATCCTTCAGAGCATGGTACAACGCCTCCTCATCCACCACGCCGCCACGGGCACAATCGAGGAAGACGCACTCTTTCTTCATCATCTTGAATTGCTCGGTGGAAAGCAGGTGCTTGGTTTCCTTGGTGAGCGGCACATGGACAGAGATAAAATCGGCCCGCTTGCACAACTCTTCCAGGCTCACCAGCTCGACGCCGATCTTCTCCACCAACTCCTTGGGCATGTGGGGATCGAAAGCGATAACCTTCATCTTCAGCCCCTGGGCTCGGTCGGCAAAGATGCTGCCGATCCGGCCGATGCCGACGATACCCACGGTCTTGCCGGTTACCTCGCGGCCACCGAACTTCTTTTTCTCCCACTTGCCTTCCTTCATGGAGGCGGTGGCCTGGGGGATGTTTCTGGTCAGCGACATCATCATGGCGATGGCGTGCTCCGCCGCGGTGGTGGCGTTGCCGTCCGGGGCATTCATGACGATGATCCCCTTCTTGCTTGCCGCGGGGATATTGACATTATCAAGGCCGATACCGGCCCGGCCGACAACCTTCAGGTTGGTCGCCGCATCGATGATCTCCTCGGTAACCTTGGAGGCGCTGCGGATAACCAGGCCGTCGTACTCGGGGATTACGGCTTTAAGCTCTTCCGGGGAAAGGCCTGTTTTCACATCAACCTCAAGCCCGGCATCCTCGAGAATCTGAACACCAATGGGCGACAGGTTGTCACTGATCAGAACTTTCATTGTTTCTCCTTTATATATGAAAAGCGGCCAAAGCCATTTTCAGACCTTGGCAAATAGAGAGGGCGTGGATAATAGAGACCAAAAAAAAGTGAAATACCCGAGATTCCGGGGGCAATCTAAAAACACGAATATTATGTGATCAGGGGAGTTTGTCAAGAATAAAACATCCGCAACAGCCCTGTCTTCCCGTCCGGAACTCAGTCCTTAAAACATGCGGAAAAATCCGCCGGCCCTTCATCGGCCTCCCCGTCACACTCCGCAGCCTCCAGGCTCCGGTAATGCCGGGCCGTGGCGCACGCTTCCCGGAACTCCCCATATTTGCGGGCAAAAAGCCTTTCCGGGAATTCCGCTTTGTTCAGATAGGCCACCATGTTGGTCATGATTTCCGTGACCATGCTCTCCACCAACGCGACCCGTTCGCTCTCGGCGACAAAGGTCCGCTCCTTGGTAGCCGAAAACGTTACCGATCCCCCCATGACCTGACGCACCTCTGCCTGCAGAGC
Proteins encoded in this window:
- the serA gene encoding phosphoglycerate dehydrogenase, whose protein sequence is MKVLISDNLSPIGVQILEDAGLEVDVKTGLSPEELKAVIPEYDGLVIRSASKVTEEIIDAATNLKVVGRAGIGLDNVNIPAASKKGIIVMNAPDGNATTAAEHAIAMMMSLTRNIPQATASMKEGKWEKKKFGGREVTGKTVGIVGIGRIGSIFADRAQGLKMKVIAFDPHMPKELVEKIGVELVSLEELCKRADFISVHVPLTKETKHLLSTEQFKMMKKECVFLDCARGGVVDEEALYHALKDGEIRGAGLDVFEVEPTTRENCKLLSLDNFVCTPHLGASTAEAQENVAVAIAEQMAAYLLRGTITNAVNVPSVSAEVLSQVGPYISLAEMLGSFHMQIAKGGVEEVTIEYCGDLSEMITSPITVAFLKGLFTPILKDAVNYVNAPIIAQERGIRVVEAKTSKSDDFLNLVNIRVKTTEGENVLAGTVFGKNEPRLVRLNGFRMEALPAGPMLFVQNNDVPGVIGLLGTTLGNDGVNIARMTVGKQREGNLNLNVILLNTDGLVPKPLLEKVRALPNINEAMVLELPELVSA